Part of the Peptococcaceae bacterium genome, ACATTCCGGACATCTAACAACATCAATTACAGGACATTATGAAGCGTCAGTAACAGTATATCGATGTTCCTTCCATATTTTATAAGAAGTCTTTTCTTTATCTCCTTTTATACTGGGGAATCCCTTTTATCGTTTCAGGAATTATAGGAATGCTTGCCGGGCTATATATGCGTTCAAAATTAATTTATCCTTTGTTGATATTAATCTGGTTGTTTATTGGTCCTCTTAACATAGCTGTTTTTAAACCTCTTATGGGAATACTGCGAATCGATTTAAACACCATTGCTAATTTTTTGAACCTTGGACAAACCGACCCCAATTCCCCATATGATCCTGTTTATGGTTTGCCCTTGGAAATCCATAGATGGTTACAGAAAGGATTATGGTTGATTAATGTTATAGTTTTATTTTTAATATCAGTTCTTAAAAAAAGTACCCTCAAGTCGCCGAAAGTAATCGTTATTGTTTCAACTATTTTATTAACATTGAATTTGCCCCTGCTTAACTCATTTATTAAAGAAGAACAAGTTATAACAACAAGATATGAAGAAAATGCGGTAAGAAATTATGATAAGAAATATTACGCTATTTCTACACATCCTGTATTCCAGGATGAGGGATCATTTATAATTGAATCATATGAGATTAATATAAACTCTTTCCGCAATCTTAAAGCTAAAGTGATTATGAAAATAAAAACTCTAAGGGAAACCGAAAAGATTGTGTTTACTCTATATCACGATTTGCGGGTAAAAAGCATTACTGACGAGTTCAAGACGGAATTATCATACAAGCAGAATGGGGATCAGGTTCTGGTTTCATTTCCAAAAGCTTTGGATAAAGATGTACAGCGAGAACTTGTTTTCATTTATGAAGGCACCAGCTCCCCATACTTTTATGCCAACGAACAAGCAGTCATGCTCCCCGCTTACTTCCCATGGATTCCGATTGCGGGTTCTTACCAAGCAATGAAAGCAGAAAATTCATATTTAATAAGAAACCCTTTAAATCCTCAAATCTCAACTAAATATACCCTTAGGTACTCCGGTCCTCAACCTTTGTTTACCAACCTGCCGAAAAAGGATGAAAATTTATGGAGTGGAGAGATGCCATGCGGGATAACCATTGCTGCAGGAATGCTCACAGAAACGATGATTAGATCAATGAAAGTATATTATCCTGTCTCCCTTAATAAAATGATTGGGACAGTTCCAACTTTTCTTGAAAACATTAAAGCAATTGCCGGAAACATTAAAGACGACTTGGAACTTCAAAAATCCTATGGTCCTTCAAAGGTATTCTTTCTTTCAATTCCTCCCGATTCAAGTTTGATACATTTGAATCTCTGGAATTTAGGAGATCATTTGATTGTAGGCATAGATCAAATGTATAACGAGGGGGATTTTCTAAATGATAAAACAGCTCTTGTTCCGGCGGTATTGTCTTCTTTAACTATGAGTAATAACATGGCTAAACAAAGCGAAAAAATAAAAGCCTTTTTTATGGCCAGTTATGCGTACTGGTATGAGATGAACCATGATTCAGCATACAACGAAAAATCCAAATCTATCTTGTTATTGATTATAGATATCTATAATAATTTGCATTATGAACTGGACAACTATGAGGAACTGGGGCTAAAAAATGAAGAAAACGTTATAAAACAAATTAAAGTGTTTATTGATGAAAACAAATCAAAGCAAAAGCTCCTGCAGTCGTTTTTCTGTGATTGGTTGAGTAATTTAAGCGCAAACAGACTTATGAATTTAGAGGATGTCACCAGAATAATTAAAATTAAGGAGATCAATAGGGATGCTTAAAATTGAAAATATATCCAAACATTATGGTAAATTCCCTGCGCTAACAAATGTCTCGCTTGAGATTAACGCTGGCATGTTTGGGTTGTTAGGTCCCAATGGGGCAGGAAAAACCACTCTTATGCGCATTTTGACAACGCTTATCAAGCCCACAACAGGGGAGATTAGTATGGGGGAAATTAACTGGAGGCAGCCCCATTTAGTAAGAAGAATGATTGGTTACCTCCCGCAAAAATTTTCCCTGTATAAAAATATAAAGGTACAAGAAGTCTTAAAACATATCGCTGTATTAAAAGGACTATATGCCAACCGGGAAAAAAAGGTTTATACTGTACTTGAAAAAGTGAATTTGCTGGAACACCGCAATAGGAAGATCGGCGAGCTGTCCGGGGGAATGATTCGCCGCGTAGGTATAGCACAGGCAATTTTAGGCGACCCTCAAATTATCATTGTGGATGAACCCACTGCCGGCTTAGACCCGGAAGAACGAATTAGGTTTAGACGATTGCTGCACTACTTAAGCAAAGAATCTATTGTGCTTATTTCAACCCATATTGTAGAGGATATTGAAGCAACTTGCGAACAGGCAGCCATTCTTCATAAAGGCAAGATTATTGCAAAGGGAAAC contains:
- a CDS encoding ABC transporter ATP-binding protein, with the protein product MLKIENISKHYGKFPALTNVSLEINAGMFGLLGPNGAGKTTLMRILTTLIKPTTGEISMGEINWRQPHLVRRMIGYLPQKFSLYKNIKVQEVLKHIAVLKGLYANREKKVYTVLEKVNLLEHRNRKIGELSGGMIRRVGIAQAILGDPQIIIVDEPTAGLDPEERIRFRRLLHYLSKESIVLISTHIVEDIEATCEQAAILHKGKIIAKGNLKSLSAIAGGKVWNISVSTDEYYKISNNLNIISSQRINDKYHLRIISDTPPNGALSTAPTLEDGYLYLMECVSK